The Longimicrobiaceae bacterium region CGGGTCCGTACGCGCGGAAGGCCGCGCGGGCGAGGTCCTGCGCCTCCGTCGTCTGCCCCGTCTCGACCGCGATGCCGAACAGGTCGTGCAGCGCGCGGCCCTGGATGTCGCGCATGCCGTGGCGCCGCGCCGCGCGCAGGCCGCGGATGTGGAGCTTGCGCGCCGCGGGGAAGTTGCCGCGCTGCACGTACAGGTTGCCCAGCCCCAGGAACGCCTCGGCATACGAGCCCCAGTCCTTCGCCTGGCGTCCCAGGCCGATGGTGCGGCGGAACCAGGTCTCGGCGCGCGCGTAGTCCGCCCGGCGCCGGGCCAGCTGGCCCACGCGGAAGCCCGCCGCCGCGTTGGCCGGCGCGGCGACCGCTGCCGCCTGCGCGAACTGGAGCGCCGTGGCCAGCATCCCCTTGCCGTCGGCCCACAGCGAGACCTCGCGGCAGGCCTGCATCACCTCGTCCTCCTTCGCGCCCGCGGGGTTCCCCGCCATCGCCGCGATGCGCCGCAGCGCCGGCTCGATGGCGGCGTCCACGCCCGCCGACGCGATCTCGCCGGTGCGGCGCTCCTCCGCGCCCGCGGCGAAGAGGCCCGCGCGCTCCTCGGGGTCCGGCACGCCCGCCCACAGCGTCACGTCGCGCATGGACTGCCACAGCAGCAGGCCCAGGGCGCCGGACGTCTCGTCCAGGATCTCCGAGCCTTCCAGCGACTCCGGCCCCTGGAGCAGGGCGGGGGGAACGTGCCAGCGCCAGCGCCTCCGCGGCTTGCGGGTCGCGGGAGTGGGCGGGTTACCTTTCATGTGCGGGCTCCGGGTGGGGATGGGGCCAGTGTGGTGCGGCCAGGTGCCGCACGCGCATCGCCCCTTCGCGGCGAAGGCCGCGAAGGCGTGGATATATCCGGCGCGAAAGGAGCGTCGCGCCATCCGGCAGGCAATGTCGTGTGCAGATAAGATGCACCTGGGGCGAGCCGCTGTCCAGAGTTTTGACGGGAATGCGCACCAAAACGGGCGTCGCGTGCGATGTCCATCCCTCGCGTCCAGGGTTTGCACAGAGATGGCGGTGAGTGCCGGGTGGCCTCCGAAATGCACCCGCGCCGCACCAACCCGAGCCCGAGGGAGGAAGCGAATGAAGGTCTTGGTAACGGGAGGCACCGGCGTGGTGGGCCGGTCCGCGGTGGATCACCTGGTGCGCGCCGGGCACACGGTGCGCCTGCTGTCGCGCCACGCGGAGGACGACGCGCGGCAGTGGGCGTCGGGCGTGGAGGCGCGCACGGGCGACGTGTCGGACGCGGGCAGCGTCTTCGGCGCGGCGGACGGGTGCGACGCGGTGCTGCACGTGG contains the following coding sequences:
- a CDS encoding tetratricopeptide repeat protein, which gives rise to MKGNPPTPATRKPRRRWRWHVPPALLQGPESLEGSEILDETSGALGLLLWQSMRDVTLWAGVPDPEERAGLFAAGAEERRTGEIASAGVDAAIEPALRRIAAMAGNPAGAKEDEVMQACREVSLWADGKGMLATALQFAQAAAVAAPANAAAGFRVGQLARRRADYARAETWFRRTIGLGRQAKDWGSYAEAFLGLGNLYVQRGNFPAARKLHIRGLRAARRHGMRDIQGRALHDLFGIAVETGQTTEAQDLARAAFRAYGP